In the genome of Croceimicrobium hydrocarbonivorans, one region contains:
- a CDS encoding type II secretion system F family protein produces the protein MSISIKEVQKKTVHTNSSKESSKKDSALTQLLQTQIGESKLKDNFKEHFYSEIALLLDSGLNLKAALDLLLEQQKKESHRILLEKILKELTQGKRFSEILELDKQFTAYEYFSVQIGEETGNLSEILKRLADFFSQRIKQKRNFIGAISYPLVILFTAIIAITFMFYFMVPMFKEVFARMGNNLPSVTKFVIRISENIGPIFGLILVTSLILATLHLRLRKNLNYRFNLGSALVRIPLVGPLILENNILRMLQSLGLLLRAKVPLVRALDLSSKMLSFYPLQKALQDAQNKVLEGEGFYNGIADNKLLSPKLKGLIKVGEETNNLAFLLEKLSGQTESELEHKAKVLGNTMEPLIIVFLGFFVALILIAMYMPMFQMSASY, from the coding sequence ATGAGCATCTCGATTAAGGAAGTTCAGAAGAAAACGGTGCATACAAATTCCTCAAAGGAAAGTTCTAAGAAGGACAGTGCTCTTACCCAATTGTTGCAGACTCAGATTGGAGAATCCAAATTGAAAGATAATTTTAAGGAGCACTTCTATTCTGAGATCGCACTTTTATTAGATTCTGGCTTGAACTTGAAAGCTGCACTTGACCTACTTCTGGAGCAACAGAAAAAGGAGAGTCATAGAATTCTTTTAGAGAAGATTTTAAAAGAGTTGACGCAGGGTAAGCGGTTTTCTGAAATATTAGAATTGGATAAGCAGTTTACGGCTTATGAGTATTTTTCAGTGCAGATTGGGGAAGAAACGGGTAATCTTTCTGAGATTTTAAAGAGGTTGGCGGATTTCTTTAGCCAAAGGATAAAACAAAAAAGAAATTTCATCGGAGCTATTAGTTATCCATTGGTGATCCTATTTACCGCGATTATTGCAATAACTTTTATGTTTTATTTCATGGTCCCCATGTTTAAAGAGGTTTTTGCAAGAATGGGTAATAATTTACCGTCGGTTACAAAGTTTGTGATTCGGATTTCCGAGAACATCGGACCAATATTTGGTCTGATACTAGTGACTTCCTTGATATTGGCAACTCTGCATCTTAGGTTACGGAAGAATTTAAACTATCGCTTCAATTTAGGAAGTGCCTTGGTGAGAATACCTTTAGTAGGTCCTTTAATTCTTGAGAACAATATCCTGAGGATGTTGCAAAGTTTGGGCTTATTACTCAGAGCTAAGGTGCCATTAGTACGTGCTTTAGATCTAAGTTCGAAAATGCTCTCTTTTTACCCATTACAGAAAGCCTTACAAGATGCTCAAAATAAGGTGCTGGAGGGTGAGGGTTTTTACAATGGTATTGCAGACAATAAATTATTGTCTCCCAAGCTAAAAGGCTTAATCAAAGTGGGGGAGGAGACAAATAATTTGGCCTTCTTGCTCGAAAAGCTAAGTGGCCAAACAGAAAGTGAGCTTGAGCATAAAGCCAAGGTTTTGGGTAATACAATGGAGCCCTTGATTATTGTTTTCTTAGGTTTTTTTGTCGCCTTAATTTTAATCGCGATGTATATGCCGATGTTCCAAATGAGTGCGTCTTATTGA
- a CDS encoding porin family protein, with amino-acid sequence MKKAYILLAALFAGQALQAQLKPNDHQASFELGEGLNFNFQDGDYRFKIGGFIQPNIEWQQVDTEDGNFLLNSKRTYFNFSGQAKEEKLSFLLQLDFSRTNPLLDVWVAYHPWQALTITMGQKQNIGNNREMLIMENNLQFADRSLFSESFSRSGRELGLFLDLKLGTENFRVIPQASLTSGDGINSFGADSRDVDLGGFKYSGRIDLLPLGDFSEGGLEGLADLNHEEDLKMIIGLAGSYNDGASDAVGEGHGTLVLYDGAGAVQYPDYRQWFADLLMKYRGLSLYAEYGQGSATNLEGTYLNPSIEDPLLATQISEYYNLGTGFNGQLGYVSRGGYGIDLRYSAVYNEFENNQNALLGNSNAYGLALSRYLKGNDLKVLVAVNYREYPEATQLNFLTAQLMVQVVF; translated from the coding sequence ATGAAAAAAGCATATATACTCTTAGCGGCCTTATTTGCAGGCCAGGCCTTACAGGCTCAATTAAAGCCTAATGATCACCAAGCCTCATTTGAATTAGGTGAAGGATTGAATTTCAATTTTCAGGATGGCGACTACCGCTTTAAAATAGGTGGCTTTATTCAGCCCAATATCGAGTGGCAGCAGGTAGATACTGAGGATGGCAATTTCCTGCTTAATTCCAAGCGCACCTATTTCAATTTCTCAGGTCAGGCCAAGGAAGAGAAGCTGAGTTTCTTGCTGCAATTGGACTTTAGTCGTACCAATCCTCTATTGGATGTTTGGGTAGCCTATCATCCCTGGCAGGCCCTTACCATCACTATGGGACAAAAGCAAAATATTGGCAATAACCGTGAGATGTTGATTATGGAGAACAATCTCCAGTTTGCAGATCGCAGCCTATTTAGCGAGTCTTTTAGTAGAAGCGGCCGTGAATTAGGCCTATTCCTGGACTTGAAATTAGGTACTGAGAATTTCCGAGTGATACCACAGGCGTCCCTTACTTCGGGGGATGGCATTAATAGCTTTGGTGCGGATTCTCGTGATGTAGATTTAGGGGGATTTAAATACAGTGGCCGCATCGACCTTTTGCCTTTGGGCGATTTCTCTGAAGGAGGTTTAGAAGGCTTGGCCGATTTAAATCATGAAGAAGACTTAAAGATGATTATTGGTTTAGCCGGTAGCTACAATGATGGCGCCAGCGATGCAGTTGGTGAAGGTCATGGTACACTGGTTCTTTATGATGGGGCCGGCGCAGTGCAATATCCGGACTACCGCCAATGGTTTGCCGATCTTTTGATGAAGTATCGCGGATTATCACTTTATGCGGAATACGGTCAGGGCAGCGCCACCAATTTAGAGGGCACCTACCTGAACCCCAGTATTGAAGATCCCTTGCTTGCCACTCAGATTAGCGAGTACTACAATTTGGGCACCGGCTTTAACGGACAATTGGGCTATGTAAGCAGAGGCGGCTATGGCATAGACCTGCGCTACAGTGCGGTGTACAATGAATTTGAGAATAATCAGAATGCCTTGTTGGGCAATTCCAATGCCTATGGCTTGGCCTTAAGTCGCTATTTAAAAGGCAATGATTTGAAAGTATTAGTAGCGGTGAATTACCGCGAATACCCTGAGGCCACGCAACTAAACTTTTTGACTGCGCAATTAATGGTGCAAGTTGTTTTTTAG
- a CDS encoding M14 family metallopeptidase — translation MTWRYSISIIAVLFHFTLRAQFSPQPKELTERYFADPDIEISTPAFESKRGFTEYEDMMPFLQKLAAQYPETMSLSFIGESQKGEKIPLVKLKKANVSGQPIKVWMQGGLHGNEPASTEGMLWLIQQILEKPDYFKLLDRLELAIVPMANIDGMNKGSRYAANGLDLNRDQTKLNAPESTVLKTAFNAFAPEVAVDFHEYRPFRRDYARLSSYGVTVPYDVMFLYSGNLNVPKNLRLYTKDRFVQAAADALKAKNMTSHDYFSSTKVMGAIQFNQGSHNARSSATSYALTNCVSSLIEIRGVGLGRTSFKRRVLSTFTVALSYLQSSYEHGEELRAVIAKAREDQSPAVVSTERLKEERDIYMIDVESNDSISLRGVVRDAWQSTAKLSRTRPTAYILLPENTALVARLKTLGLEVQNLDSPQNLEIESYTVREYQQEAEEYEGVHRQELQCELKTESLEIPAGSFVVYMDQKHANLAIEVLEPEAPNSFVSFSVFETKAGAQLPYYRYLSNKKLHP, via the coding sequence ATGACTTGGCGTTATTCCATATCCATCATTGCAGTCCTCTTCCATTTTACGCTGAGGGCCCAATTTAGTCCTCAACCGAAGGAACTTACAGAGCGCTATTTCGCGGATCCTGATATTGAAATTAGCACCCCGGCCTTTGAGAGTAAGCGTGGCTTTACGGAATATGAGGATATGATGCCCTTTCTGCAAAAGCTAGCCGCTCAATATCCGGAGACCATGAGCCTGAGCTTCATCGGCGAAAGCCAGAAAGGTGAAAAAATCCCTTTAGTAAAATTGAAAAAAGCCAATGTGAGTGGCCAGCCCATTAAAGTATGGATGCAAGGGGGCTTGCATGGCAATGAACCGGCCAGCACAGAAGGCATGCTATGGCTTATTCAGCAAATATTGGAAAAGCCAGATTACTTCAAGCTCCTGGACCGTTTGGAGCTCGCGATTGTTCCTATGGCCAATATTGATGGCATGAATAAAGGCAGTCGCTATGCCGCCAATGGTCTGGATTTAAATCGGGATCAAACCAAATTAAATGCGCCAGAAAGCACGGTTCTCAAAACCGCTTTCAATGCCTTTGCCCCAGAGGTAGCAGTCGATTTCCACGAATACCGTCCCTTTCGTAGAGACTATGCACGCCTCAGTTCCTACGGAGTTACGGTGCCTTATGATGTGATGTTTCTCTATTCGGGAAACCTCAATGTGCCTAAAAACCTTCGCTTATACACCAAAGATCGTTTTGTGCAAGCTGCGGCCGATGCGCTAAAAGCGAAGAACATGACTAGCCATGATTATTTCTCGAGCACCAAAGTGATGGGCGCCATCCAGTTTAATCAAGGATCTCATAATGCACGTTCCAGCGCTACCAGCTATGCCCTTACCAATTGTGTAAGTAGCCTGATTGAAATCCGGGGCGTTGGCTTAGGTCGAACTTCCTTTAAAAGACGTGTGCTCAGCACTTTTACCGTGGCCTTATCCTATTTGCAAAGCAGCTATGAGCATGGTGAAGAATTACGCGCCGTAATCGCCAAAGCCCGAGAAGATCAAAGTCCGGCGGTAGTAAGCACCGAACGCCTCAAGGAAGAACGAGACATTTATATGATCGACGTAGAAAGCAATGATAGTATTTCATTGCGCGGCGTAGTGCGCGATGCCTGGCAATCTACGGCTAAACTTAGTCGGACCCGCCCCACCGCCTACATTCTCCTTCCGGAAAACACCGCCTTGGTAGCACGACTTAAAACCTTGGGCCTGGAAGTGCAAAATCTGGACAGTCCACAAAACCTGGAAATAGAAAGCTACACGGTTAGGGAATATCAGCAGGAAGCCGAAGAATATGAAGGTGTACATCGCCAGGAACTACAATGTGAACTAAAGACCGAAAGCCTGGAGATTCCCGCCGGCAGCTTCGTGGTTTATATGGATCAGAAGCACGCGAACCTGGCTATAGAAGTCTTAGAACCCGAAGCACCCAACAGCTTTGTTTCCTTCTCGGTATTTGAAACCAAGGCGGGCGCTCAATTACCTTATTACCGATACCTCTCCAACAAAAAATTGCATCCCTAA
- a CDS encoding porin — protein MKSSHLLKLGGTALLLLGLCFQAWAQNPRLNQYILGDGLTFTGDKDYTVNLRGYFQPYYEYKSFTDPAIDQGVQRFRMRRLRLRLSGEAAQQKIEYRFQADFSGNSETGDEAAGFLFDAWVAYNFNRRIRLTFGQKATPTDNRELWMGSNTLMLVERSRLTSSFASIREFGLFADATWWINGGHYLRPYLTLTNGDGVNVVGNDHGGLKVGGRLDYLPFGLFTYFGQFRQADVVRELSPKLVIGGYYNINYGMSSRRGRGSGDIIYLNNDNEESLPDYAKFGADLMFKYRGITVIAEYAASSATVPDDITQRVRNDGTVSRTFEVDGVQNIENYVKGRLMLGQAFNIQAGYMFRSRYSIDGRFTHIEADQHSFLNNGTFYNRPNYYTLGLSKYFGKGYGFKIQASLTYVNAAAGSNDIYSLPMDGDEWIARVITTFSF, from the coding sequence ATGAAAAGTTCCCATTTGCTAAAATTGGGCGGAACGGCCTTATTGCTGCTCGGGCTCTGCTTTCAAGCCTGGGCACAGAATCCCCGCTTAAACCAGTATATCCTTGGCGATGGCCTCACCTTTACCGGAGATAAGGATTACACTGTAAACCTTAGGGGTTACTTCCAGCCTTATTACGAGTACAAATCCTTTACCGATCCGGCAATCGATCAAGGGGTACAGCGCTTTCGTATGCGTCGCTTACGTTTACGCCTTTCGGGTGAAGCGGCCCAACAGAAAATTGAATACCGCTTTCAAGCCGATTTTAGTGGGAACTCTGAAACCGGTGATGAAGCTGCAGGCTTCCTTTTCGATGCTTGGGTAGCCTATAATTTCAATCGCCGGATACGACTCACCTTCGGCCAAAAGGCCACGCCTACCGACAACCGCGAATTGTGGATGGGTTCCAATACCCTGATGCTGGTTGAACGGAGCAGACTCACCTCTTCCTTTGCCAGTATTCGTGAATTCGGGCTTTTTGCCGATGCGACCTGGTGGATTAATGGCGGACATTATTTACGTCCCTACCTCACCCTAACCAATGGTGATGGAGTAAATGTTGTGGGCAATGATCATGGCGGACTTAAGGTTGGCGGTCGCTTGGATTACCTACCCTTTGGTCTCTTCACCTATTTTGGTCAATTCCGTCAGGCGGATGTGGTGCGAGAGCTCAGTCCAAAACTGGTAATTGGTGGTTACTACAATATCAATTACGGGATGAGTAGCAGACGGGGTCGTGGAAGTGGTGACATCATCTATCTCAATAATGACAATGAAGAATCGCTGCCGGACTATGCCAAGTTTGGTGCCGACCTGATGTTTAAATACCGTGGTATTACCGTGATAGCTGAATACGCCGCCTCCAGCGCTACGGTGCCGGATGACATCACACAAAGAGTACGAAATGACGGTACTGTATCTCGCACCTTTGAGGTGGACGGAGTGCAGAATATAGAAAATTATGTAAAAGGCCGTTTGATGTTGGGTCAAGCCTTCAATATTCAGGCTGGCTATATGTTCCGTTCGCGCTACTCCATTGATGGTCGCTTTACGCACATCGAAGCCGATCAACACAGCTTCTTGAATAATGGCACTTTTTACAATCGTCCCAATTACTATACTTTGGGCCTGAGCAAATACTTCGGTAAGGGCTATGGCTTTAAAATTCAGGCTTCCCTAACCTATGTGAATGCCGCTGCCGGCTCCAATGATATTTACAGTTTGCCCATGGATGGCGACGAATGGATCGCTCGGGTAATCACCACATTCTCTTTTTAA
- the iadA gene encoding beta-aspartyl-peptidase, with protein MLLIRNAHVFAPEDLGMQDILLGEGKILAIDSKIEANKHFKSWDAQGQIVTPGFIDQHIHIIGAGGKRGFSSMTPEVKMTDLVQCGTTTVVGLLGTDGSTRSIKSLYAKVRSLEMEGLSAYMYSGYYGLDPIHIMSRMQEEMIFIDKVLGCKIAIADIRSSYPSELDLLRLLREIRVGGMIANKKGILHIHLGNLKDQMDLLFRVVEEYEFPIQHISPTHVGRTKSLFDQAIAFGKLGGMIDITTGASKYTDPHKSVIYAMDQGLSIEQMTFSSDGNAGLDRLDENKNFIGVRAASFAENFHEMRALHQSGLALEEALKPITSGPAKNLGLANKGRIKVGADADFCILDDQLQLQSVIARGQMMMENGQLTVKDTFE; from the coding sequence ATGTTACTAATACGTAATGCACATGTATTTGCCCCCGAAGATTTAGGCATGCAGGACATCCTGCTTGGCGAGGGGAAAATACTGGCCATCGACTCCAAGATCGAAGCCAACAAGCATTTTAAAAGCTGGGATGCCCAGGGTCAAATTGTGACCCCCGGGTTTATCGATCAGCATATCCATATTATTGGCGCGGGTGGTAAGCGGGGATTCTCCTCTATGACTCCCGAAGTAAAAATGACCGACCTCGTACAATGCGGAACTACCACCGTGGTGGGCCTGCTGGGCACCGATGGTTCTACCCGCAGCATTAAAAGCCTCTATGCCAAGGTTAGGTCCTTGGAAATGGAAGGCCTTTCTGCCTATATGTACAGCGGCTACTACGGTTTGGATCCCATCCATATCATGAGCCGGATGCAAGAGGAAATGATCTTTATCGATAAGGTCTTAGGCTGCAAAATAGCCATTGCCGATATCCGCTCCTCTTATCCTTCCGAACTGGATTTACTGCGCTTATTACGCGAAATTCGAGTGGGTGGAATGATCGCCAATAAAAAAGGTATTCTCCATATCCACCTCGGAAATTTGAAGGATCAAATGGACCTACTCTTCCGAGTGGTTGAAGAATATGAATTCCCCATTCAGCATATTTCCCCAACCCATGTGGGACGAACCAAATCCCTCTTCGACCAGGCGATCGCTTTTGGCAAATTAGGAGGAATGATCGACATCACCACCGGAGCATCCAAGTATACTGATCCGCATAAATCAGTAATCTACGCCATGGACCAGGGGCTCTCTATCGAGCAAATGACCTTTAGCAGCGATGGTAATGCCGGCTTAGATCGATTGGATGAAAACAAAAACTTTATTGGGGTACGCGCCGCTTCATTTGCGGAGAACTTCCACGAAATGCGCGCCTTGCATCAAAGTGGATTAGCGCTGGAAGAAGCCTTAAAGCCAATCACATCGGGTCCGGCGAAAAACCTGGGCTTGGCCAATAAAGGACGAATTAAGGTAGGCGCTGATGCCGACTTCTGCATTCTCGATGATCAACTCCAATTACAAAGCGTAATCGCGCGGGGTCAGATGATGATGGAGAACGGGCAATTAACTGTAAAAGACACTTTCGAATGA
- the dcuC gene encoding C4-dicarboxylate transporter DcuC: MNSLGPILALLFIVVVARLLLRKYHPHAVLLIAGLLMLALALILQFPVPEPMKSTGSKGLDLFRLLKESFAGTNAKVGLMIMSIGGFVAYSDAIGASKALVRIAMKPLSLLRKHPHATAAAVIPIGQLLFVCIPSAAGLGLLLMASIFPILVNLGVSRLSAVSVITACTAFGIGPASAITASAVSLVEDNSIEFFLGHQIPLVLPLSLIVAVAYYFVNRYFDRKNPEEAENTAASAESNSDAEEKKAPRIYALIPVLPLILLVVFSDFFQIFSKPIVLDTTTAMFISLFIALIFEFIRQRKLKPVLDSLKTFWNGMGNIFKTVVTLIIAADIFSQGLIAMGFIDGLLYASQNLGFEAIGVGIVMTVMIFLASMLMGSGNAAFFAFAPLVPEIAKQFGVKASQMILPMNLAASMGRTVSPVAGVLIATADIAGVSTLQIVKRNLIPLGLALVVMLIYHFI; the protein is encoded by the coding sequence TTGAATAGCTTAGGCCCCATATTAGCCCTTCTTTTTATTGTGGTAGTTGCCAGGCTCTTGCTGCGTAAATATCACCCACATGCAGTTTTATTAATTGCCGGTTTGCTTATGCTGGCCCTGGCTTTAATTCTGCAATTCCCGGTTCCCGAACCCATGAAGAGCACGGGCTCCAAAGGCCTGGATCTCTTCCGTTTACTTAAAGAATCCTTTGCCGGAACCAATGCCAAGGTGGGCCTGATGATTATGTCGATCGGTGGCTTTGTGGCCTATTCTGATGCCATTGGCGCTTCCAAAGCTTTGGTGCGCATCGCCATGAAACCGCTTTCCCTCTTAAGAAAGCATCCACACGCTACAGCAGCAGCAGTGATTCCCATCGGGCAATTGCTCTTTGTCTGCATTCCCTCAGCGGCAGGCCTGGGCCTCTTGTTAATGGCTTCCATCTTCCCCATTTTGGTGAATTTAGGGGTAAGCCGCTTATCCGCAGTTTCTGTGATTACCGCTTGTACTGCATTTGGAATTGGTCCTGCCTCGGCGATTACGGCCAGCGCCGTTTCTCTGGTGGAAGACAATAGCATTGAATTTTTCCTCGGTCATCAGATACCCTTGGTACTCCCCCTCTCTTTGATTGTGGCGGTGGCCTATTATTTCGTGAACCGTTATTTCGATCGCAAGAATCCGGAGGAAGCCGAAAACACTGCGGCATCTGCAGAAAGTAATTCTGATGCTGAAGAAAAGAAGGCACCGCGCATTTATGCTCTTATCCCGGTATTGCCATTGATATTGCTAGTGGTATTTAGCGACTTCTTTCAGATCTTTTCTAAACCCATTGTACTGGACACTACCACGGCCATGTTCATCAGTTTGTTCATCGCTTTGATATTCGAGTTTATTCGTCAGCGGAAACTCAAGCCAGTACTCGATTCTTTGAAAACCTTCTGGAATGGAATGGGCAATATTTTCAAGACGGTAGTTACCCTGATTATCGCGGCGGATATCTTCTCGCAGGGTCTGATTGCCATGGGCTTTATTGATGGCTTGCTCTACGCTTCCCAAAACTTAGGCTTTGAGGCGATTGGAGTGGGCATTGTAATGACCGTAATGATCTTCCTGGCCTCCATGCTCATGGGCAGTGGAAATGCCGCCTTTTTTGCTTTTGCCCCGCTGGTGCCTGAAATCGCCAAGCAATTTGGAGTGAAGGCCAGCCAAATGATTTTACCCATGAACCTGGCCGCCTCTATGGGCCGCACCGTGTCGCCGGTAGCCGGGGTTCTTATTGCCACGGCAGATATTGCCGGGGTTTCTACTCTACAAATTGTGAAACGAAATCTCATTCCCCTGGGGCTGGCCCTGGTGGTGATGTTGATATACCATTTTATCTAA
- a CDS encoding lamin tail domain-containing protein: MRLIKFAGLGLSTLILGLSSCATDDVDGPAPYTGPAVALSADMPSMIEANGSINLSATLAATTSQDVNVSLLFGGTAFGDGVDYLLSDTEISIPAGSLSASILITAVQDTLQEGNESIEVSIASISGGSAGTTAGITITIEDDDVPLESQIILNEILYDPSNSGLEGDANGDGSYAQNEDEFLEFVNLSSQAADLSGYQIFDTENLTAGTPNHTFPPNTIVPAGGAIVVFGGGTPTGNFGGAIVQTSTSGDLNLNNAGDIMTLKDANGEVVLSFDIEPLSNNPNESYTRNPDLTGDFEQHGANFPVLFSPGTRTDGSPF; the protein is encoded by the coding sequence ATGCGCCTTATAAAATTTGCAGGCCTGGGCCTTTCTACGCTGATCCTTGGATTAAGCTCCTGCGCTACTGATGATGTTGATGGACCTGCTCCTTATACCGGTCCGGCAGTGGCTCTCTCGGCCGATATGCCAAGCATGATTGAAGCTAATGGAAGTATAAATCTGAGCGCTACTTTGGCCGCCACCACTAGCCAAGATGTCAATGTTAGCTTGCTATTCGGAGGCACTGCTTTTGGTGATGGAGTAGACTATCTCTTGAGTGATACCGAAATCAGTATTCCAGCAGGAAGCCTCTCTGCTTCTATTCTGATTACTGCTGTGCAAGACACCTTACAAGAAGGCAACGAAAGTATTGAAGTGAGCATCGCCTCTATTTCAGGTGGATCAGCAGGAACTACCGCCGGAATCACCATTACGATTGAGGATGATGATGTGCCCCTGGAATCGCAAATCATTTTAAATGAGATTCTTTACGATCCTTCCAATAGTGGTTTAGAAGGTGATGCCAATGGCGATGGCAGCTATGCCCAAAATGAAGATGAATTTCTCGAATTCGTTAATCTTTCTTCGCAAGCGGCGGACCTCAGTGGTTACCAAATTTTTGATACCGAAAATTTAACGGCCGGAACCCCAAATCACACCTTCCCTCCGAATACCATCGTACCGGCGGGAGGAGCTATAGTTGTATTTGGTGGTGGAACGCCTACCGGCAATTTTGGTGGCGCTATTGTGCAAACCTCAACTAGTGGAGACTTAAACCTCAACAATGCGGGTGACATCATGACTTTAAAGGATGCCAATGGTGAGGTGGTTTTGAGCTTCGACATTGAGCCGCTCTCCAATAATCCAAACGAATCTTATACCCGAAATCCGGACCTTACCGGTGATTTCGAGCAACATGGCGCTAATTTCCCTGTGCTCTTTTCACCTGGCACTCGCACTGACGGTAGTCCATTTTAA